The following coding sequences lie in one Streptomyces albofaciens JCM 4342 genomic window:
- the pflA gene encoding pyruvate formate-lyase-activating protein gives MAVPLGAEIPVRTPPLSGVTAQEALTPAAAVQHRPVAGSVHSWDLSTGVDGPGTRFVTFLAGCPLACLYCHNPDTWKMRDGKRVLADAMVAEAAKYRAFIRTAGGGATLSGGEPLLQPVFAGELLHRFKHELGLHTALDTSGYLGARATDALLRDTDLVLLDVKSWHPGLYQRLTGRRLRPTLDFARRLARLDKEVWVRFVLVPGLTDDPANIEGVAAFAASLGNVTRVDVLPFHKLGASKWERLGLDFTLRDTPTPTASQLATAREIFAGAGLTAV, from the coding sequence ATGGCAGTTCCGCTCGGGGCCGAGATCCCCGTACGCACCCCGCCCCTTTCCGGGGTGACGGCCCAGGAGGCCCTCACCCCTGCCGCCGCGGTCCAGCACCGCCCGGTGGCCGGTTCGGTGCACTCCTGGGACCTGTCCACGGGCGTGGACGGGCCCGGCACCCGCTTCGTGACCTTCCTGGCCGGCTGCCCCCTGGCCTGCCTGTACTGCCACAACCCCGACACCTGGAAGATGCGCGACGGCAAGCGCGTCCTGGCCGACGCCATGGTGGCCGAGGCGGCGAAGTACCGGGCGTTCATCCGGACCGCGGGCGGCGGAGCCACCCTCAGCGGCGGCGAACCGCTCCTCCAGCCGGTCTTCGCCGGCGAACTCCTCCACCGCTTCAAGCACGAACTGGGCCTGCACACCGCCCTGGACACCTCCGGCTACCTCGGCGCCCGCGCCACCGACGCGCTGCTGCGGGACACCGACCTCGTACTGCTGGACGTCAAGTCCTGGCACCCCGGGCTCTACCAGCGGCTCACCGGCCGGCGGCTGCGCCCCACCCTGGACTTCGCGCGGCGGCTGGCCCGGCTGGACAAAGAGGTGTGGGTGCGCTTCGTACTCGTCCCGGGACTGACCGACGACCCGGCCAACATCGAGGGTGTGGCGGCCTTCGCCGCCTCGCTCGGCAACGTGACCCGCGTGGACGTGCTGCCCTTCCACAAGCTCGGCGCCTCCAAATGGGAGCGCCTCGGCCTGGACTTCACCCTGCGGGACACCCCGACGCCCACCGCGTCGCAGCTGGCGACGGCACGGGAGATCTTCGCGGGGGCGGGGCTCACGGCGGTGTGA